A single uncultured Acetobacterium sp. DNA region contains:
- a CDS encoding FAD-dependent oxidoreductase produces MKRYDLIVVGAGPSGLSAAIEAAKCGMSVAVFDENAKPGGQLFKQIHKFFGSKEHQAKIRGYQIGETLLSQADEAGVQVFLNATVAGIYLDKEVLVQLNGAMEHFKADTIIVATGAAENMVTFTGWTLPGVIGAGAAQTMMNLYGIQPGQRVLMLGSGNVGLVVSFQLMQAGCDVVALVDAAPRVGGYGVHAAKIARCGVPFYLSHTITKAEGSDCVTGVEISQVDEHFTSIPGTEKYFDVDTICLAVGLSPMSQLLKMAGCDMVDDPRRGGQVPLVAENGETSIPGIFAAGDVSGIEEASSAMIGGRMSGLAAAAYLGFLSEKDRDNQLAQLEVALESLHQGMFAPGSKGKAIAKTDEGIAVSQSLLKKGYLDDADLERFIRSNKTEKTDKKSGVHPVIECTQNIPCNPCQDACPKGCIKIGKTITALPRIDEDSTCTGCGMCIASCSGQAIFLVDEDYEPGYASITLPYEFLPLPQKGEVGTALSRSGQPLGTAEIIAVANAKVFDHTALVTMKVPVEQAMTARFYQSEAPQP; encoded by the coding sequence ATGAAACGATATGATCTAATCGTCGTTGGAGCCGGCCCTTCCGGACTCTCTGCTGCTATTGAAGCCGCCAAATGCGGAATGAGCGTTGCCGTTTTTGATGAAAATGCTAAACCCGGCGGGCAATTATTCAAACAGATCCATAAATTTTTCGGTTCCAAGGAACATCAGGCTAAAATCCGGGGCTACCAAATCGGTGAAACCCTGCTGTCCCAAGCCGATGAAGCCGGGGTTCAGGTGTTTCTGAATGCCACCGTCGCCGGTATTTATCTGGACAAAGAAGTTCTGGTGCAGCTAAATGGTGCCATGGAGCACTTCAAAGCTGATACCATCATCGTTGCCACCGGCGCCGCTGAAAACATGGTCACCTTTACTGGCTGGACCCTGCCTGGGGTCATCGGTGCCGGGGCCGCCCAAACGATGATGAATCTTTACGGCATTCAGCCCGGCCAGCGGGTGCTGATGCTGGGCAGTGGCAATGTCGGCCTGGTGGTCAGCTTCCAGCTGATGCAGGCTGGCTGTGACGTCGTCGCGCTGGTCGATGCTGCGCCTCGGGTTGGCGGTTATGGGGTTCATGCTGCCAAAATCGCCCGCTGTGGGGTGCCCTTCTATCTCTCCCACACCATTACCAAAGCCGAAGGCAGCGATTGCGTCACCGGCGTGGAGATTTCCCAGGTGGATGAACACTTCACTTCCATCCCCGGTACCGAGAAATATTTTGATGTCGACACCATCTGTCTGGCGGTCGGCCTCTCGCCGATGTCTCAGCTGCTGAAAATGGCTGGCTGCGATATGGTCGATGATCCCCGACGCGGGGGCCAGGTACCGCTGGTGGCCGAAAATGGTGAAACCTCGATCCCCGGGATCTTTGCCGCTGGCGATGTCTCCGGCATCGAAGAAGCCAGCTCGGCCATGATTGGAGGGCGGATGTCCGGTCTGGCCGCTGCCGCTTATCTGGGCTTTCTTAGTGAAAAAGACCGGGATAATCAGCTGGCTCAATTGGAAGTTGCCCTAGAAAGCTTGCATCAGGGCATGTTTGCCCCCGGTAGCAAAGGCAAAGCCATTGCCAAAACCGACGAAGGCATTGCGGTCTCCCAAAGCCTTCTTAAAAAAGGCTATCTTGATGATGCCGATCTTGAGCGCTTTATTCGATCTAATAAAACTGAAAAAACGGATAAAAAATCCGGTGTCCATCCGGTGATTGAATGTACCCAGAATATTCCCTGCAATCCCTGTCAGGATGCCTGTCCCAAGGGTTGCATAAAAATTGGCAAAACCATCACTGCCCTGCCCCGGATTGATGAAGACAGCACCTGCACCGGCTGCGGCATGTGCATTGCCTCCTGTTCCGGTCAGGCGATCTTCCTGGTCGACGAAGACTACGAACCAGGCTACGCCAGCATTACCCTGCCCTATGAATTTTTGCCACTCCCTCAAAAAGGTGAAGTGGGCACCGCCCTGAGCCGCAGCGGCCAACCTCTGGGTACCGCCGAAATCATTGCGGTTGCCAACGCCAAAGTCTTCGACCACACGGCCCTGGTCACCATGAAAGTTCCGGTGGAGCAAGCTATGACTGCCCGGTTTTATCAAAGCGAAGCCCCGCAACCATAG
- a CDS encoding (2Fe-2S)-binding protein has product MKSINDRSQDIGPFVSQIDDGIIICRCEEITKGEIRQAIHDGMFTVNEIRRYLRSGMGLCQGQTCGKLVKGLIARELNVIPAQLDPANSRSPMRPVEMKVLGNEEVTHV; this is encoded by the coding sequence ATGAAATCTATTAATGATCGTTCACAGGATATTGGTCCCTTCGTTTCCCAGATCGATGACGGCATCATCATCTGCCGTTGTGAAGAAATCACCAAGGGTGAAATTCGCCAGGCGATCCACGATGGCATGTTTACCGTCAACGAAATCAGACGTTACTTGCGGTCCGGCATGGGGCTTTGCCAGGGGCAAACCTGCGGCAAACTGGTTAAAGGCCTGATCGCCCGGGAGCTTAACGTCATCCCGGCCCAATTGGATCCGGCTAACAGCCGTTCCCCAATGCGGCCAGTGGAGATGAAAGTATTAGGAAATGAGGAGGTGACCCATGTCTAA
- a CDS encoding FAD-binding oxidoreductase yields MSKHSDVIIVGGGIIGNATAYYLAQKGLSVTVLEASKDIGIGGSSRNGGGVRQSGRDTRELPLAMWGIKNLWPGLSEELGVDVEYTQKGNLRLGKTEAHQKILQGLTDKAVSCGLDVRMINGDEIRAINPYLSDEVTCASWCPTDGHANPLTATLGYYKKARELGVRFITESPCFELRKIKGAIRQVVTPDAIYEADKVLVAAGYDSRKLLATVGIDVPMMPLKMECLVTEAEPPMFLQMLGTAEADFYGHQSKHGSFVFGGSSGFEPFNKDNGTPISSSIGASCTCRGIMKYFPALADAKIVRAWAGWLDDCADHVPVISPVEEVPGLYIACAFSGHGFGIAPAAGYNIAEMIADGHTTIDLSALRYDRFKPKQ; encoded by the coding sequence ATGTCTAAACATAGTGATGTAATCATCGTTGGCGGCGGTATTATCGGTAATGCCACAGCTTACTATCTCGCCCAAAAAGGCCTGTCTGTCACCGTACTGGAAGCCAGCAAGGACATTGGTATTGGTGGTTCTTCCCGTAATGGCGGCGGCGTCCGACAGTCCGGTCGGGACACCCGGGAACTGCCGCTGGCAATGTGGGGCATTAAAAATCTCTGGCCAGGCCTGTCCGAGGAACTGGGCGTCGATGTGGAATACACTCAAAAGGGCAACCTGCGTCTCGGCAAAACCGAAGCCCATCAGAAAATTCTCCAGGGTTTAACCGACAAGGCGGTATCCTGTGGGCTGGATGTCCGAATGATCAATGGCGATGAAATTCGGGCGATCAACCCCTACCTTTCCGATGAGGTCACCTGTGCCAGCTGGTGTCCCACTGACGGCCATGCCAATCCCCTGACGGCCACCCTGGGTTACTATAAAAAAGCCCGGGAATTAGGCGTCCGCTTTATTACCGAATCCCCCTGCTTCGAACTGCGTAAAATAAAAGGCGCCATCCGCCAGGTCGTCACTCCGGACGCCATCTATGAAGCCGATAAGGTGCTGGTGGCAGCCGGGTATGACAGCCGCAAACTGTTAGCCACGGTGGGGATTGATGTCCCAATGATGCCATTGAAGATGGAATGTCTGGTTACCGAAGCTGAGCCCCCGATGTTTTTACAGATGTTAGGCACCGCCGAAGCCGACTTCTACGGCCATCAATCCAAACATGGTTCCTTTGTTTTTGGCGGTTCTTCCGGTTTTGAGCCCTTCAATAAAGACAATGGCACCCCCATCTCCAGCAGCATCGGCGCGTCCTGCACCTGCCGAGGGATTATGAAATACTTTCCCGCTCTGGCTGACGCAAAAATTGTCCGGGCCTGGGCCGGCTGGCTGGATGATTGCGCCGACCATGTTCCGGTGATCAGCCCGGTGGAAGAAGTTCCCGGCCTGTACATCGCCTGTGCTTTTTCTGGCCATGGCTTCGGGATTGCCCCGGCAGCTGGTTACAACATTGCCGAAATGATTGCCGATGGTCACACCACCATCGATTTATCCGCCCTGCGCTACGACCGGTTTAAGCCCAAGCAATAA